A window of the Gordonia humi genome harbors these coding sequences:
- a CDS encoding short-chain fatty acyl-CoA regulator family protein, with the protein MAKTYVGARLRRLRADLGISQAALARRIDMSTTYVNQLENDQRPITVPVLLTLASTFDLPADYFADSGDARLSADIADALLAHGEEADRSEITELVSRMPSVGRTLVNLHRRLSAATAELEDHRSAGAVAPELSVTPFEQVRDYFYDRRNHVAELDAAAERLFSDEGFSIGGLDLQLARHLDQTYGVRVVIGSSGEPTVAKRRYDVEAATVTLARSLTAGQRAFQLATQLALLSQRARIDALVDASTVANDSRPVLRVGLANYFAGALVLPYGVFASAARELRYDVGLLSRRFEVGFETVCHRLSTLQRPGDRGIPFIFVRVDRAGNISKRQSATAFHFSRVGGNCPLWVVHDAFSMAGRIHTQVSEMPDGRKYFWLARTIDPSPGGHLSTAPEFAIGLGCDLSHADELVYATGIDLGDARTVVPIGGGCKVCDRPACPQRAFPMLGHGIHVDEKVSDSVPYRPA; encoded by the coding sequence ATGGCGAAGACCTATGTGGGGGCACGACTACGCCGCCTGCGCGCCGACCTCGGCATCAGCCAGGCCGCACTGGCGCGCCGTATCGACATGTCGACGACGTATGTCAATCAGCTCGAGAACGACCAACGACCGATCACCGTTCCGGTGCTGCTGACGCTCGCGTCGACCTTCGATCTCCCCGCCGACTACTTCGCCGATTCGGGCGACGCCCGGCTGTCCGCCGACATCGCCGACGCACTCCTCGCACACGGTGAGGAGGCAGACCGGTCCGAGATCACCGAACTCGTCTCGCGGATGCCGTCGGTGGGCCGCACACTGGTCAATCTGCATCGCAGACTGAGTGCGGCGACCGCCGAACTCGAGGACCACCGATCCGCGGGCGCGGTGGCCCCGGAGCTCTCGGTGACGCCGTTCGAACAGGTCCGCGACTACTTCTACGATCGGCGCAACCACGTCGCCGAACTCGATGCGGCCGCCGAGCGGCTGTTCTCCGACGAGGGGTTCTCGATCGGCGGACTCGACCTCCAGTTGGCACGACACCTCGACCAGACGTACGGGGTCCGCGTGGTGATCGGCTCGTCCGGCGAGCCCACCGTCGCCAAGCGCCGGTACGACGTCGAGGCCGCGACGGTCACCTTGGCACGGTCTCTCACCGCCGGACAGCGCGCCTTTCAGCTCGCCACCCAGCTGGCGTTGCTCTCGCAGCGCGCCCGCATCGACGCGCTGGTCGACGCGTCGACGGTGGCGAACGATTCTCGGCCCGTGCTGCGTGTCGGCCTCGCGAACTACTTCGCCGGGGCACTCGTCCTGCCGTACGGCGTGTTCGCTTCGGCGGCGAGAGAGCTGCGCTACGACGTGGGGTTGCTCTCGCGCCGCTTCGAGGTCGGCTTCGAGACGGTATGCCATCGCCTGTCGACGCTGCAGAGGCCCGGCGACCGCGGGATTCCGTTCATCTTCGTCCGCGTCGATCGGGCCGGGAACATCTCGAAGCGCCAGTCGGCGACGGCGTTCCACTTCTCCCGTGTGGGCGGCAACTGTCCGCTGTGGGTGGTGCACGACGCGTTCTCGATGGCGGGTCGGATTCACACGCAGGTCTCCGAGATGCCGGACGGCCGCAAGTACTTCTGGTTGGCGCGGACCATTGATCCGTCGCCCGGCGGGCATCTGTCGACGGCTCCCGAGTTCGCGATCGGACTCGGTTGCGATCTGTCGCACGCCGACGAACTCGTCTACGCGACCGGGATCGACCTCGGCGACGCACGCACCGTCGTCCCGATCGGCGGCGGCTGCAAGGTGTGCGACCGGCCCGCGTGTCCGCAACGCGCGTTCCCGATGCTCGGACACGGCATCCACGTCGATGAGAAGGTCAGCGATTCGGTGCCGTACCGCCCGGCGTGA